In one window of Cytophagaceae bacterium ABcell3 DNA:
- a CDS encoding zeta toxin family protein: MPNLYIISGCNGAGKTTASYNILPEILNCKEFVNADEIAKGLSPFQPEKVSLEAGRIMLERIEDLLRIKADFAFETTLSTRSYVNTVKRAKESGYEVTLLYFWLNSQELAIERVKERVREGGHNIPEQVIRRRYNKGIKNLINLFIPVVGNWLVIDNSENPFLTVAEGQQGENMIIHDKNIWNRIIEISNGQ; the protein is encoded by the coding sequence ATGCCAAATCTTTATATAATTTCTGGATGTAACGGAGCAGGAAAAACAACTGCTTCCTATAATATACTTCCTGAAATACTTAATTGTAAGGAATTTGTAAATGCAGATGAAATTGCAAAAGGACTTTCCCCTTTCCAGCCGGAAAAAGTTTCTTTAGAGGCCGGAAGGATAATGTTGGAAAGAATTGAAGATTTATTGAGAATTAAAGCTGATTTTGCCTTTGAGACAACTTTATCTACCAGAAGTTACGTTAATACTGTAAAACGGGCAAAAGAAAGTGGATATGAGGTGACCTTGTTGTACTTTTGGCTCAACTCTCAGGAACTTGCAATAGAAAGAGTAAAAGAACGGGTTAGAGAGGGAGGACATAATATTCCTGAGCAAGTTATAAGGAGAAGGTATAACAAAGGTATTAAAAATCTGATTAACCTGTTTATTCCTGTAGTGGGCAACTGGCTGGTTATAGATAATTCAGAGAATCCATTTCTAACAGTTGCTGAAGGACAACAAGGAGAGAATATGATAATTCATGATAAAAATATTTGGAACAGAATAATTGAAATTTCAAATGGACAATAA
- a CDS encoding AAA domain-containing protein, which translates to MILNKYQTHKEIENRGYSSTARVENQDGDVFFAKWLKGIKKNSQQSKILNDKLRQLKKAVHPSLPQIIECDWDESQNAYCIVFENKNAQTLEEKVWDIRPVYFLKGIEQIIGCLQQLQQKHRISHGDLTPANILVDDSNDFYLIDFGISDIANTLSQEQELEVFAKEFAAPEKWNREIPKGFAHQSDIFSIGKVVEWYFESKKIKEHNIIEELVNNCCKQIPSERTNYNFLIESISKVNSETSFDNQNIIHIAFSDYSSIELIDELNNEYVGEESFLPIFDVSPKTGGNVLLDINTKSFSIHCLWIIEEQKLLIRNYSHKTENEEKYSRVQRFGQKLGLPVVFKTDCYLNEKFNLTPILQKIQKEKQHEGSYKSGKREISKELQFFKDLLNQELKVIEKNSLKLRFSSFDKKGNYGISFKIQENEKYSSNGFIFNHIDKATPPNPEEFEYIISETADKKQMKVPMRFSGIAFDFNTKERILKFKDCERLDFDKIPKNGYIFQNTSKQEEEKKRQLEAIRKVEFNEVQNRDLIHYLFNPTSLQGKNLDIYELEKIYQTDEKGNGFLYSYNQQQAIINAIHREPLTVIQGPPGTGKTTVITEIVYQIIEKKTDAKILITSQTNDAVDNVLDNLLEKEIPIVRLSGVRKPKENLRKHTLDRKIEGWKEEVKKKAKANWKPQNDKFKKQLEKQNILLLPIFEILSSNKQWKVKKQQIEKQLDRISQFRSLTNSLNSESEFIASLESEANINLTEYFQKQQIYNDWLVAISSLDENSSINQKLIDSIRVIGATTNHIASKKYAKYNFDFDYVIMDESGKATTAEALIPLVLGNRAVLVGDHRQLRPMLTSNRDVEKWLREKYKSETDEYDSWDDYFNRPSLFEQIITKIDGDFKSQLDECRRSSKEQVLLTSKCFYEQYGDEPIQPVDRPQEKEHNLDLKIDSSIIFLNTGNSYKSEVDGNGSTRNRESAKLIPEMLHNLDAFDKIRNYNIGVITGYTAQLKEIRNNIRRQLYNKKLKNIDIHNRLAVSVVDKFQGLEKDIIIFDLARSRQNTLGFLANANRINVALSRQKRLLIIIGNYDWLVQAKAPKSSINGKVALQEYLKEIKKEWVVNSIEQIF; encoded by the coding sequence ATGATATTAAACAAATACCAAACACATAAAGAGATTGAAAACAGAGGATATTCTTCAACAGCAAGAGTTGAAAATCAAGATGGAGATGTGTTTTTTGCAAAGTGGTTAAAAGGGATTAAAAAGAACTCCCAACAAAGTAAAATCTTAAATGACAAATTAAGACAGTTGAAAAAGGCTGTTCACCCCTCTTTACCACAAATCATTGAATGCGATTGGGATGAAAGTCAAAATGCTTATTGTATAGTCTTTGAAAACAAAAATGCTCAAACACTCGAAGAAAAAGTTTGGGATATAAGACCAGTCTATTTCCTAAAAGGTATTGAGCAAATTATTGGTTGTTTGCAACAACTACAGCAGAAACACAGAATTTCGCACGGAGATTTAACTCCTGCAAACATTCTTGTAGATGACAGTAACGATTTTTACTTGATTGATTTTGGGATTTCAGACATAGCCAACACACTTAGTCAAGAACAAGAGTTAGAAGTATTTGCAAAAGAATTTGCTGCTCCTGAAAAATGGAATCGTGAGATACCCAAAGGGTTTGCTCATCAATCAGACATTTTTTCAATTGGAAAAGTTGTTGAGTGGTATTTTGAAAGCAAGAAAATAAAAGAACATAATATTATTGAAGAACTTGTAAATAATTGCTGTAAACAAATACCATCTGAAAGAACTAACTACAACTTTTTAATTGAAAGCATATCAAAAGTTAATAGTGAAACTTCTTTTGATAATCAGAATATTATTCACATCGCATTTTCAGATTACAGTAGTATCGAGCTAATTGATGAGTTGAATAATGAATATGTTGGAGAAGAAAGCTTTCTTCCAATATTTGATGTGTCGCCTAAAACAGGCGGAAATGTTCTGCTAGATATAAATACAAAAAGCTTTTCAATCCATTGCTTATGGATAATTGAAGAACAAAAATTACTTATCCGAAATTATTCTCACAAAACTGAAAATGAGGAAAAGTATTCTCGTGTTCAGAGATTTGGACAAAAATTAGGTTTGCCAGTTGTTTTTAAAACGGATTGTTACTTAAATGAGAAATTCAACTTAACACCAATTCTCCAAAAGATTCAGAAGGAAAAGCAACACGAAGGAAGTTACAAATCGGGAAAGAGAGAAATATCAAAAGAACTTCAATTCTTTAAGGATTTGTTGAATCAAGAACTAAAAGTAATTGAAAAGAATTCTTTAAAACTGCGTTTTTCGAGTTTTGACAAAAAAGGTAACTATGGAATCTCATTTAAAATTCAAGAAAATGAGAAATACTCATCCAACGGATTTATCTTTAATCATATTGATAAAGCAACTCCTCCAAACCCAGAAGAATTTGAATATATCATCAGCGAAACAGCCGATAAAAAACAAATGAAAGTCCCTATGAGGTTTTCGGGAATTGCTTTTGATTTCAATACCAAAGAAAGAATATTGAAATTCAAAGACTGTGAAAGGTTAGACTTTGATAAAATCCCCAAAAACGGTTACATATTTCAAAACACTAGCAAACAGGAAGAAGAAAAGAAACGTCAATTAGAGGCAATAAGAAAGGTTGAATTTAACGAGGTTCAAAACAGAGATTTAATCCACTACTTATTCAATCCGACTAGCTTACAAGGTAAGAACCTTGACATATACGAATTAGAAAAAATCTATCAGACTGACGAAAAAGGTAATGGTTTTCTTTATAGCTATAATCAGCAACAAGCTATTATAAATGCTATTCACCGAGAGCCATTAACAGTAATTCAAGGTCCACCTGGAACAGGTAAAACAACCGTAATTACCGAAATTGTTTATCAAATTATCGAAAAAAAAACAGATGCAAAAATTCTGATAACTTCTCAAACCAATGATGCGGTTGATAATGTTTTGGATAATCTTTTAGAAAAGGAAATCCCAATTGTTCGTCTAAGTGGAGTCAGAAAACCTAAAGAGAATCTAAGAAAGCATACTTTAGACAGGAAAATTGAAGGTTGGAAAGAGGAAGTAAAGAAAAAGGCAAAAGCAAATTGGAAACCTCAGAATGATAAGTTCAAAAAGCAATTAGAAAAGCAAAACATTCTATTGTTGCCAATTTTTGAAATCCTTTCATCCAACAAGCAATGGAAAGTAAAGAAACAACAGATTGAGAAACAGCTTGACCGCATTAGCCAATTCCGAAGCCTTACAAACTCACTAAATTCCGAAAGTGAATTTATAGCTTCATTAGAAAGTGAAGCAAATATTAACCTGACTGAGTATTTTCAAAAACAGCAGATATATAATGACTGGTTAGTTGCTATCAGCTCATTAGATGAAAATAGTAGCATAAATCAGAAGCTGATTGATAGTATTCGCGTCATAGGTGCAACAACAAATCATATTGCATCAAAGAAATATGCTAAGTATAATTTCGATTTTGATTATGTAATAATGGATGAAAGTGGTAAAGCAACTACTGCAGAAGCTTTGATTCCATTAGTTTTAGGAAATAGAGCGGTATTGGTTGGAGACCACCGCCAATTAAGGCCGATGCTGACATCAAATAGAGATGTTGAAAAGTGGCTTCGAGAAAAGTATAAATCTGAAACAGATGAATACGATAGTTGGGATGATTATTTTAACAGGCCAAGCTTGTTCGAGCAAATAATAACAAAAATAGATGGTGACTTTAAAAGCCAACTAGATGAATGTCGAAGAAGTTCAAAAGAGCAAGTCCTTTTAACATCAAAATGTTTCTATGAGCAATATGGAGATGAACCAATTCAGCCTGTAGATCGACCACAAGAAAAAGAACATAACTTAGATTTGAAAATTGACAGTTCAATTATATTCTTAAACACAGGAAATTCATACAAAAGCGAAGTTGATGGTAATGGTTCTACAAGAAACAGAGAAAGTGCAAAGCTGATACCTGAAATGCTTCATAATTTGGATGCATTCGACAAAATAAGGAATTACAACATAGGTGTCATTACAGGCTATACAGCACAACTTAAAGAAATTAGAAATAATATAAGAAGGCAACTTTACAACAAGAAGCTTAAAAATATTGACATACATAATCGCTTAGCTGTATCAGTTGTGGATAAGTTCCAAGGGCTTGAAAAGGATATTATAATCTTTGATTTAGCAAGAAGTCGTCAAAATACTCTTGGATTCTTAGCAAATGCAAATAGGATTAATGTTGCTTTATCAAGACAAAAGCGTTTGCTGATAATTATTGGTAATTATGATTGGCTTGTTCAGGCAAAAGCACCAAAATCAAGTATTAATGGTAAAGTTGCTTTGCAAGAATATTTGAAAGAGATAAAAAAGGAATGGGTTGTAAACAGCATTGAGCAGATATTTTAA
- a CDS encoding virulence RhuM family protein, which produces MSKESEIIFYKGDDGSIKIEVFYQDETFWMTQKTLGELFGVQRPAITKHLKNIFESGELQEDSVSSILEHTADDGKKYKTTFYSLDAIIAVGYRVNSSKATKFRIWATKVLKEFITKGFVLDDERLKQGKQFGKDYFDELLERIREIRASERRFYQKITDIYSLSIDYDSNDSLTKDFFATVQNKLHWAITGKTAAEIIYSSADATKLYMGLTNWKHAPDGKILKSDVSIAKNYLNEQHIRELNRIVSAYLDLAESRAERQIPTTMEDWLKFLHQFLELSNYPILNDKGKISALEAKLKAEQEFDKYRIIQDKNYESDFDKEIKKIKGKE; this is translated from the coding sequence ATGTCAAAAGAATCAGAAATAATTTTTTATAAGGGAGATGATGGCAGCATCAAAATAGAGGTATTCTATCAGGATGAAACTTTTTGGATGACTCAAAAAACTCTAGGCGAACTTTTTGGGGTTCAAAGACCCGCAATCACTAAACATTTAAAGAATATATTTGAAAGCGGTGAATTACAGGAAGATTCAGTTAGTTCCATTTTGGAACATACTGCCGATGATGGTAAAAAATATAAGACAACGTTTTATAGTCTTGATGCAATTATTGCAGTTGGATACAGAGTAAATTCAAGTAAAGCCACAAAATTTAGGATATGGGCAACTAAGGTATTAAAAGAATTTATTACCAAAGGGTTTGTTTTAGATGATGAACGATTAAAACAAGGAAAACAATTTGGCAAGGATTATTTCGATGAATTACTTGAACGAATTCGTGAAATCCGGGCAAGTGAGAGAAGGTTTTACCAAAAAATTACCGATATATATTCCCTCTCAATCGATTACGACAGTAATGATTCATTGACAAAAGATTTTTTTGCAACTGTTCAAAACAAGTTGCATTGGGCAATCACCGGAAAGACAGCAGCTGAGATAATATACAGTTCAGCTGATGCTACAAAATTATACATGGGACTGACCAATTGGAAGCATGCACCAGATGGTAAAATATTAAAATCGGATGTATCGATTGCAAAGAACTACTTAAATGAACAACACATTCGAGAACTTAACAGGATTGTTTCCGCGTACTTGGACTTAGCCGAAAGTAGGGCAGAACGACAAATTCCTACAACCATGGAAGATTGGTTAAAATTTTTACACCAATTTTTAGAATTATCAAACTATCCAATTCTAAATGATAAAGGAAAAATATCTGCATTAGAAGCTAAATTAAAAGCGGAACAAGAATTTGATAAATATCGAATCATCCAAGATAAGAATTACGAATCTGACTTTGATAAAGAGATAAAAAAGATTAAAGGAAAAGAATAA
- a CDS encoding DNA alkylation repair protein, which produces MPNEQMTEIKRKGAKSIKDIPNEIMGQLNRGEIETANLVEWLAIDQRALIENILTQHDRRKYLKPILEQIDNLKKQTVNTINEAIGTGLFEQATKHKDSEFLLITSTHQSDVVRCWATYTIVRDASLNIKQKLQKIQQFAADKHFGVREISWLAVRKTIAQNLEESLEILSKWTNHADENVRRFASEATRPRGVWCEHIEELKQNPELGLTILEPLKSDKAKYVQDSVGNWLNDASKTRPEFVINLCHRWGNESNSKETKYIIKRALRTLEK; this is translated from the coding sequence ATGCCAAACGAACAGATGACAGAAATTAAAAGAAAAGGTGCAAAGTCAATAAAGGATATTCCGAATGAAATTATGGGACAACTTAACCGTGGCGAAATTGAAACCGCAAATCTTGTGGAATGGCTTGCCATTGACCAAAGGGCATTGATTGAGAACATTTTGACCCAACACGACAGAAGAAAATATCTGAAACCAATTTTAGAACAAATTGACAATTTGAAAAAGCAAACCGTTAACACGATTAACGAAGCTATTGGGACAGGACTTTTTGAACAAGCAACCAAACACAAAGACAGCGAATTTTTACTGATAACTTCAACTCATCAATCGGACGTAGTTCGTTGTTGGGCAACATATACTATCGTAAGAGATGCTTCGCTGAACATCAAGCAAAAACTTCAAAAAATACAACAGTTTGCAGCAGACAAGCATTTTGGCGTTCGAGAAATTTCGTGGTTAGCCGTTAGAAAAACCATTGCTCAAAATTTGGAAGAAAGCCTCGAAATTTTGTCAAAGTGGACAAATCACGCAGACGAAAATGTTAGACGATTTGCAAGTGAAGCCACACGACCACGTGGCGTTTGGTGCGAACACATTGAAGAACTAAAACAGAATCCAGAATTAGGTTTGACAATTTTAGAGCCGCTAAAATCCGACAAAGCAAAATATGTGCAAGACAGCGTTGGAAATTGGCTGAACGATGCAAGTAAAACACGACCAGAATTTGTAATAAACCTTTGCCATCGTTGGGGAAATGAAAGCAACTCTAAGGAAACAAAATATATAATTAAAAGAGCATTAAGGACGCTTGAAAAATAA
- a CDS encoding phospholipase D-like domain-containing protein codes for MIPYFENIDERLVEQLNLATDNIKVAVAWISDPKLIKTLAFKAMQGVKVEIIVSAKPFSENFKRNQDLAFRVLFMNKCKIYKIGSSYNDFSPLMHNKFCIIDNNVIITGSYNWTVKAPKNQENIIIIKDSKVAKQYVDKFEEIKQGVHQNILWFNELDIRWQERIKEILSLSSEPTDKEIEGLLRLSEIDISDAPFSMREMWVEDRLDNLIGKGEISNNDINFYKSIFLDEVRSISDLSPLSYFKELKALNCSGTDVKSLKPISNLIKLEKLDIGGIECIELDFEHLKELTNLKSLSCGHLKIKNFEAIRFLKNLEEICFSYGVITKNDDIQSLEPLRNLKKLKILDISGLQVSNIEPLSDLIDLEIFRAEYTNVKDLSILFRLPKLKIVDVFTAPVDEHELNKLKKRLAV; via the coding sequence ATGATACCATATTTTGAAAATATCGACGAACGATTAGTTGAACAATTAAATCTTGCAACAGACAATATTAAAGTTGCTGTAGCTTGGATTTCCGACCCAAAATTAATTAAAACTCTTGCATTTAAGGCTATGCAAGGGGTAAAAGTTGAGATTATTGTTTCCGCTAAACCATTTAGTGAAAACTTTAAACGTAATCAAGACTTGGCATTCAGGGTTTTATTTATGAATAAATGCAAAATCTATAAAATAGGAAGCTCTTATAATGATTTTTCGCCTTTAATGCATAATAAATTCTGCATCATTGATAATAATGTTATAATTACTGGTTCGTATAATTGGACAGTTAAAGCGCCAAAAAATCAGGAAAATATAATTATAATTAAAGATTCTAAAGTCGCAAAACAGTATGTTGATAAATTTGAAGAGATTAAACAAGGGGTTCATCAAAATATTCTGTGGTTTAATGAATTAGATATTAGGTGGCAAGAAAGAATTAAAGAAATTTTGAGTTTGTCAAGCGAACCAACAGATAAAGAAATCGAGGGATTGCTTAGATTATCAGAAATTGATATAAGTGATGCACCGTTTTCTATGCGCGAAATGTGGGTTGAAGACCGTTTAGATAATCTAATTGGGAAGGGGGAAATATCCAATAACGACATAAATTTTTATAAATCAATATTTTTAGATGAAGTTAGGTCAATAAGTGACCTTTCGCCATTGTCATATTTCAAGGAACTAAAAGCCTTAAATTGTTCTGGAACTGATGTGAAATCCTTGAAACCAATAAGCAATCTTATAAAGTTGGAGAAATTAGATATTGGAGGAATTGAATGTATTGAATTAGACTTTGAACATTTAAAAGAGCTAACAAATTTGAAGTCTTTGTCATGCGGCCATTTAAAAATAAAGAATTTTGAAGCTATAAGGTTTTTAAAGAATCTTGAGGAGATATGTTTTAGTTATGGAGTCATAACTAAAAATGATGATATACAATCTTTGGAACCATTAAGAAATTTGAAAAAATTAAAAATTTTAGATATATCAGGGCTACAGGTATCTAACATAGAACCTCTTTCTGACCTAATTGATTTAGAAATTTTTAGAGCTGAATATACTAATGTAAAAGATTTAAGCATTCTTTTTAGATTGCCTAAACTTAAGATAGTAGATGTCTTTACAGCTCCGGTTGATGAACATGAATTAAATAAACTTAAGAAACGACTTGCTGTATAG
- a CDS encoding toll/interleukin-1 receptor domain-containing protein has translation MSVFISYSTKDSEFVTRLSTELVKRRIRVWLDKWEMQPGDSLVDKIQAGLSDSSYLLVVLSNNSINSEWCKKELNSGIMRELEEKKVVVIPIIIDDCKIPIFLKEKVYADFRKDFDEGLKSLLRPLSKFFSEHMGRSSNDEVISDYAINWGIKDDLYYMTIDIVNWMVKDKKSILLQVEINGCENATDRFMMQVKSGMGWLMKETIISMMFMNDDFRNLNILVKNDEVFVCQFKTKDIKMNIFFDVKFRAILMGEDNGNDILVNFIDFIEMLDGSRQERKEKYGNP, from the coding sequence ATGAGTGTTTTTATCAGTTACTCAACAAAAGATAGTGAGTTTGTAACAAGGCTTTCAACTGAGTTAGTTAAAAGAAGGATCCGTGTTTGGCTTGATAAGTGGGAAATGCAGCCCGGTGATTCACTAGTTGACAAAATACAAGCAGGTCTTAGTGATTCCTCATATTTGCTTGTTGTCCTTTCTAATAATTCAATAAATAGTGAATGGTGTAAAAAAGAATTAAATTCTGGAATAATGAGGGAACTTGAGGAGAAAAAGGTTGTGGTTATTCCAATAATAATTGACGATTGCAAGATACCGATATTCCTAAAAGAAAAAGTATATGCCGATTTTCGGAAAGATTTTGACGAAGGTTTAAAATCATTATTGCGGCCACTTTCTAAGTTCTTTTCTGAACATATGGGAAGGTCTTCAAATGATGAAGTTATTTCTGATTATGCCATAAATTGGGGAATAAAGGATGACTTGTATTATATGACCATTGATATAGTAAACTGGATGGTGAAGGATAAAAAGTCAATTTTACTACAAGTTGAAATAAATGGTTGTGAAAATGCAACAGATAGGTTCATGATGCAAGTAAAATCAGGAATGGGATGGCTAATGAAGGAAACGATTATTTCTATGATGTTTATGAATGATGATTTTAGAAATTTAAATATTCTGGTTAAAAATGACGAAGTTTTTGTCTGTCAATTTAAAACTAAAGACATTAAAATGAACATTTTTTTTGATGTTAAATTTAGGGCAATTTTAATGGGTGAAGATAATGGGAATGATATTTTAGTGAATTTTATAGACTTTATAGAAATGCTGGATGGAAGTAGACAAGAACGAAAAGAAAAATATGGAAATCCTTAG